The Helianthus annuus cultivar XRQ/B chromosome 15, HanXRQr2.0-SUNRISE, whole genome shotgun sequence genomic sequence CAAAGAAACAccacctttttttttaaataatgctCTACTTTGAAAAAATACCTCTTTCTTAAATAATGCTCTACTTtttaaaggaaaaaaaaatacCTTTTTTTAAAATAATGATCCGTCCGAAAAAGATGTGTCAAAGACATTTACATTTGTGGGTGTGTCTATCATCCCATTTACAGAGTGTAGACATGTGTCTAACTCATATACATGTGgatctctctctatctctctatatatatattggtTAAGTCCTTGATCCATGCATACACAATAAACGGATTTTTATGGAGACATCCCACCTCCCTATGCCAACATATTTGAAGGAAGATGAAGTGAGTCAAGAATGCAAGACCCTACTTTCCACTCTCCCAACTGAAAGTGAATGGATAGATATGACTCTATACAATTATCAAGGTTATTGGCATTATGCTAAGCAATTGCAAGGGGTCCTTTCATGTCAACAACATTTTCAGTCTCATGACAACGATATTCTTCTTGTTACCTCTCCTAAATCAGGCACTACCTGGTTAAAAGCCATATTGTTCAGTTTAGTAAACCATACCCGTTTCAAACAAGCCCGAGATGACCACCCGTTACTATCAAACAACCCACATACGCTTGTGCCATTCTTGGAGCTTAAGCTCTACTTTGAGAATGAGAACCCTGATCTTTCATCCTTCACATCTCCAAGACTTTTTGCCACTCATTTACCGTATCGATCTTTACCTAAATCCGTCCAGGATTCGAAATGTAAGCTTGTTTATCTTTGTAGAAACCCTAAAGATATTGTTGTATCTTTGTGGGCTTATGCAAACAAGTTGAGGCTCCCTGAAATGGGTGCTAAATCAATTGAGGAAGTTTTTAAGAAATTTTGTGAAGGGGTAAGCTTGTATGGACCGTTTTGGGATCACATGTTAGGTTATTGGCATGAAAGCTTAAAGAATCCAGACAAGATTTATTTTTTGACATATGAGAAGATGAAAGAGCAACCGGATCTTCATTTGAGGAGACTAGCTGATTTTTTGGGGTGTCCATTTTCACcaaaagaagaggaagaaaatATGGTTAGGGCTATTTTGGAAATGTGTAGCTTTGATATTTTAAGTAATCTAAAGGTGAACAGGGAAGGGACGACTCCATCTGGCATAAATTACAAAGCATTTTTTCGAAATGGTAAAGTTGGTGACTGGAAAAACTATCTGACCATAGAAATGGTAAAGCGTCTTGACAAAATTTGTGAAGAAAAGTTAGAAGGTTCAGGTTTAAAGTTGTAGTTTCGTTTTGTGTGTTATTATTTGTTCAAATACATGCATGTGTGATCTTGGATGCTAAATCTATGTTGTGTGATCTTGGATGCTATATATGTCAAatttgaataaaaaaaaaaatccattttaGTCTCTTGGGATGTTTTATGTATTATTTTAAGCTATAAACTCCTAGTTAGGcatgttttttgtttattttaagtgtatgtaagtatgtattgtTCGGTTTCGAATGAAAATGCACATTCATGAGTGTTTATTTATTATGCAAGAATAATTAggcaaaaataatataaaaaagtaATTTCCATTATGGTTAAGTCTCGAAATTATAAGGAATCGAAGAGAAAGTATGAATtactgtaggtcccttttctcggaggatcgagaacaaacctaaaccttgttatacaaactcactagcgagtgcggaatccaagctagcgagcaaaccgggatgatgcaagaacaaacacaagaacacacaagattcaacgattaacaccacttgtattaatgcgtagaaagtttccggttacaagcacaatgtttacaatcagtttgcaaactctcaaagtgtatgtgtgtgtgttttcagcagagtatcctctctatctctcggatgtTCTCTCTCTTGGTGTCTCACTTGTGTCTGACTGAAatacaacacactgcatgggtatatatacccatacacagcaggtcttggtcgaaggatccgatagatgatccgaaggatcatctatcgatgacaacatgttcgaatgatcagcaatgacctcgaaggatgatccttcgaggtccaacaattcgaagcatatctttcgattacctcgaaggatcgacagtatccttcgaggctatccttcgattcagactAGCATATTACAAAAAGATtgaccaagtcaaactaggaggatagttgacttggtcaacttacagactaacttaggacatcgtttatacacagaccgaatacagacaaagtacagacacaagtgcaccaacaaactcccccttggctgtagctttgtctttatcttctatagttgtagactcgtctcgaacttcgacggtctttggtcttcgagttcccaaaactctgatgtcctttcaagtcttcattgtcggaggatcttcaaagtcttcacgtcttgaaagcagagagtgtatcaacaaactacccgtatcatgtaggaagtgtgttgacaaactcccccttaacataagctcccccttgagttatgctcgtgaattactttaactttatgaagtgagatccttgtggtgttgatgatggccagcggcaactcgatcatcttcatcttttgagcgccttctcgtcatgtcttcattccaatgcttgtcatcgaccatgttctcctagcctttagaatctgcacatgcaagaaatctaaacgcgtaatgagaacaactgcttggaatagtgtaaacaaatgacacacgagtgaccatgtcaaaatcaaacaccgtccgacagtttgaaagtttaataaatttatcaattttaaattctaactttcaaaatctgcaaattttgaccgtttatgaagatttagtcagttcggttttcagtcaggtttcaggtaacgaagactcgagctccaacatcgtacgatcgaaaataaagcagaaataaaatctttttggcttttataaagtttatattaaaacacgcctaaaatctttttggtatttttgaaattaaaagacaacaatttaaaatcctttgagtgttatcaaacgacatcaccgctaatgtcgtgctgatatgcaccaaacgacgaaactgtttaaaagaaataataaaagttaagcagtacataaatatttacagacattctttttgcgagtttcgagggtaagagaatcatatcagtgtacggtcatgccaaaacactcttgttgttcagttagttaacattaagataagcatcctataacaattatcggtattgttgtccacttaaactcaacttatcagatgtaatcatagcgaggggat encodes the following:
- the LOC110911353 gene encoding cytosolic sulfotransferase 12 encodes the protein MPTYLKEDEVSQECKTLLSTLPTESEWIDMTLYNYQGYWHYAKQLQGVLSCQQHFQSHDNDILLVTSPKSGTTWLKAILFSLVNHTRFKQARDDHPLLSNNPHTLVPFLELKLYFENENPDLSSFTSPRLFATHLPYRSLPKSVQDSKCKLVYLCRNPKDIVVSLWAYANKLRLPEMGAKSIEEVFKKFCEGVSLYGPFWDHMLGYWHESLKNPDKIYFLTYEKMKEQPDLHLRRLADFLGCPFSPKEEEENMVRAILEMCSFDILSNLKVNREGTTPSGINYKAFFRNGKVGDWKNYLTIEMVKRLDKICEEKLEGSGLKL